One window from the genome of Gopherus evgoodei ecotype Sinaloan lineage chromosome 2, rGopEvg1_v1.p, whole genome shotgun sequence encodes:
- the PEX2 gene encoding peroxisome biogenesis factor 2: MISSGSNAESVNPVLRISQLDALELNKALEQLVWSQFSSCFHGFKPGLLAHIEPEVKAFLWLFLWRFTIYSKNATVGQTILNIQYKNDLSQTQKYQPLSKHQKLWYLICTVGGRWLEERCYDLFSSRQLESFFRTKHFINFVAGLLKLCGLLNFLIFLQKGKFATFTERILGIRSVFCRPQNVRQIGFEYMNRELLWHGFAEFLIYLLPLINMQKLKLKISSWSLPIAVFSNSENTLAAHCKECSVCGEWPTMPHTIGCSHVFCYYCIKSNCLFDMYFTCPKCGTEVHNIQPLKYKLEMTEVHTL, from the coding sequence ATGATTTCCAGTGGCAGTAATGCAGAGAGCGTGAACCCTGTGCTCAGAATAAGTCAGCTGGATGCTCTTGAACTAAACAAAGCCTTGGAGCAGCTAGTTTGGTCCCAGTTTTCCAGCTGTTTTCATGGATTTAAACCAGGGCTGTTGGCTCACATTGAACCAGAAGTAAAAGCATTTTTATGGCTTTTCTTGTGGAGATTCACCATCTATTCTAAGAATGCAACTGTGGGACAGACTATTCTGAATATTCAGTACAAGAATGACTTATCTCAAACACAGAAATATCAGCCATTGAGCAAACACCAGAAGTTATGGTATCTTATCTGCACTGTTGGCGGAAGGTGGTTGGAAGAAAGATGCTATGATTTGTTCAGCAGTCGCCAACTAGAGTCATTCTTCAGAACCAAGCATTTCATTAATTTTGTAGCTGGACTTCTAAAACTTTGTGGACTACTGAACTTTCTGATTTTCCTTCAGAAAGGAAAATTTGCAACATTTACCGAACGTATTTTAGGAATTAGATCTGTCTTTTGTAGGCCTCAGAATGTTCGTCAAATAGGGTTTGAATACATGAACAGGGAACTTCTTTGGCATGGCTTTGCTGAATTTCTCATCTATCTTCTACCACTCATTAACATGCAAAAGCTCAAACTCAAAATTTCATCTTGGTCTTTGCCTATTGCAGTTTTTTCCAACAGTGAAAACACTTTAGCAGCACATTGCAAGGAATGTTCTGTATGTGGGGAGTGGCCAACTATGCCTCATACCATAGGCTGCTCACATGTTTTCTGCTACTATTGTATTAAAAGCAACTGCTTATTTGACATGTATTTTACCTGTCCTAAGTGTGGTACAGAGGTACACAATATTCAGCCATTGAAATACAAGCTTGAAATGACAGAAGTTCACACCCTCTAG